The Synechococcus sp. RS9916 DNA segment TTCTCGGTCCAGCGCTCAAGGCTCACTGCACCAAGCTCAAAGCGCAGTCGCAGTCCGTAGCCGTCGGCTCCATTCAGTTCTTCAATCTCCAGCAATTGAGGCGGGGTGTCGTCGTCCCAGAGCTTGAGAGCTTCCAGGGATGATTCCAGATGGGCTTTCTGGCCGTAGCGCCAACGGGTTACATCGGCCAGCAACTTGCCCAGCTCGGGGGCTGCGGCTTCCCGCTGCGCCTTGAAGGTGTTCGCCGGCACCACCCGTTTGGCCGGTGGCAGCTCGGATGATTTCAAGGCCAGACCCCCCAGGAGAATCGGGATCCCGTAGAAAATGGTGGGAAGGCTGAGGTTGGCGTTGCCGGTGCCGTAGGCAACGGCTCCCACCACGGTGAGTACGCCGCCGGCAACGGTAATCAGGTTGCCTGGTGAGAACAGATCTTTCATGGACGCCACTCTGATGCACGCGCCGCGCAACTGCGTCGCGCGCGCGAGAATGCCTGAAGACCCTGCACTGGCTTGATGGAGAGCAGCTCCCCCGGCCGCGATCACCAACCGGACCTCGCCACGCTGATCAGCGATCTGGATCAGGACCGGGCCTGGTTGCTTCAGCAGATTGACAGCGGTCGTTGGCCCGAGCTGCGTCTTGATCTTGCCGCTCTCGAACGGGAACTCGGGCAACTCCTGGTGCGCGCTGCAGAACGCCTGGAGGGCGATGCCCGGCGCACCTGATCGTTCCGTGCAGTCGTCAGAAGGGGATGTCGTCGGTGTCCGGCACCAGAGGGGCACTGTTCCACTGGGCTGCCTCAGGGGCTGGCGCTGGAGCTGCAGCGGCCGGAGGGTTCTGACGCACAGGTGCGGGTGCGGCCTGGCGCTGGCCCTGCGGGGCCATGCCAGCGTTCGGCGCTTGACCGCCACCCTGGGGTTGCGCGGGGGCGGCAGCGCCAACGGGGTGAAGTCGGGACAAGGTGAATTCGGCCCGTTTCTCCTTGGTGCCGTCCTGGCGGGGCACCGTGTTCATGCGCAGACGCCCTTCGATCAGCAGGCGCTGGCCTGGTTGCACCCGGTTCTGCAGATCCTGCGCCAGGTTGCCCCAACCCACAACTTTGAGCTGACCCGGTGGGTCATCGGGGCGCAGGCCGTCAAACCGCACCTCCATTTCGGCGATCGGTGTCTGGTTGTCCTGGGTGTAGCGAAGGGTGGGTGCCTGCATCACCTCTACTTCGAGCACGCAGTGATTCATCGCCGTCCGGTGCGTTGAAAGAGAGCGCCATCCTGATGCAAGAGCCGCGGAATCGCCAGTTGCATGTCTGGCTGCTCGCCGGAACAGGTGAGGGTCCTTCCCTGGCGAGCGCTTTGCTGGCCAGGGGTTTTCAGGTCAGCGTGAGTGTGGTGACTGAGGCAGCGCTTCGGCCCTACAACGCGCTGTCTCTCCACCATCGATGGGCTGGAGCCTTGTCCAGTGTCGGGGCGATCGTGGCCCGCATTCAGCACGCCAGGATCGATCTGTTGGTCGATGCCACCCATCCCTTTGCCACCCAGGTGAGCGCTCAGCTGGTGCAAGCCGTCAATCAGGTCTCCTGCCCCTTGGTTCGCTTCGAGCGGGCGTTGGAACCAGCTCCTGCTGCGCAGGTGATTGAGCGGGTGGATGCCATACCCAGTGATGCTTTGGCAGGGAAAAGGGTGCTGTTAGCCCTGGGTGCCCGTCACCTTGCCGCTGTCGTGCCTCCCTTGCGGGCTGCTGGAGCCCAACCGCACGCCCGGGTGCTGCCCACCCCCCTGGCGCTGCGCCAGGCGGTGGCTGCTGGCCTGGCTGACGAGCACCTGGCTCTGCTGCAGCCGCTCCAGGGAACCGTGCCGGGTCGTCTGGAAACAGCGCTTTGCCGCCATTGGCAGATCGACGCCGTTGTCTGCCGGCAATCCGGTGGCGTCACCGAGCGCTGCTGGCACCAGGTGTGCTCTGAGCTGGGCCTCGACCTTTGGCTCCTGCGCCGCCCTGGCCCACCTGCCTCCGTGCCGGTGGTGCATAGCGTGGAGCAGATGCTCACCCTCTTGGGCTGATCGCCATGGATGCCACCACTGCCGATCCTCTGGTTCTGGTGCTGACCACCGAAGCGGATGAAGGCAAGGCCGATGCTCTGGCGCAGGCGCTGGTGGAGCAGGGATTGGCCGCCTGCGTGAGTCGATTGCCAGTGCGTTCCACCTACCGCTGGCAAGGCCAATTGGAGTCTGCGCAGGAAGTGCAGTTGCTCATCAAAACCAGTCGTGCCGGCTGGCCCCGCCTCGAGCAGGGGTTGAGGGCGCTCCACAGCTACGACACCCCCGAACTTCTCCACTGGGAGGCCGAGGCTTCGGGGGCCTACGGCGCCTGGGTGTCGGAGGCTGTTGCCCAGGCGCCGTAGGCGCTCAGTTGAGGTGGGTGCTCGCCAGGGTCTTGAGGCACTCCTTGGAGCGGGCGCCCAGCTGGGTGACGATCTGGCCGGCGCAGAGGGCCCCGAGCTGGCCGCAGCGCTCCAGGGAGTCTCCCTGGGTGTAGGCGTGCAGGAAGCCACCGGCATAGAGGTCGCCTGCCCCTGTGGTGTCCACCAGGTCGCCAAGGCTGTAGATGCCCACATCCCAGCGCTGATCACCGCTCAGCACCACGGATCCTTGGTCGCTGCGGGTCACGGCAATCACAGAACAACGGCCGCGCACCTGCTCGAGGGCGGTTTCGAAGTCATCGGTTTGGTAGAGCGACTTGATTTCGACCTCATTGGCGAACAGCACGTCCACGTGGTTGTGGACCAGTTCAAGGAAGCTGTCGCGGTGGCGGTCGACGCAAAAGCCATCGGAGAGGGATAAAGCCACTTGGCCGCCTGCGGCCCGGCAGGCTTCAGCACCGGCAAGGAAGGCCCGCTTGGCAGCCGGGCTGTCCCACAGATAGCCCTCGAGATAAAGGACCTTGGTCTGCTTCACCATCGACAGATCAAGATCATCGGGTTCCAGCTGGGTGGAGGCCCCGAGGAAGGTGCACATCGTGCGCTCCGCGTCTGGAGTCACATAGATCAGGCAGCGGGCTGTGGTGGCGCCAGTGGTTGCCGCCGACGTTTCGAAGCGGGTGCCCACGGCCCGGATGTCATGGCTGAAGATTGTTCCGAGCTGGTCATCGCGCACGCGACCGATGAATCCGGTCCGCCCTCCCAGCTGAGCGATGCCCACCATGGTGTTCGCCACCGAGCCCCCAGAGGTCTCCTGGCCTGGGCCACTGGCTTGGTAGAGGGTTTCAGCCTGTTTCTCGTCAATTAGAGCCATCCCACCCTTCTGAAGGGAATGGGTGTTGAGGAATCCGTCGTCGGTCTGGACGAGCACATCAACAATGGCGTTGCCGATCCCCACGACATCGAGGGTGGCGTTGTTGTTGAAGCGGGAAGTGCTCATCAGGGGAGGCTGCGTCGTATGCGCAGTATCACCCTTGATAGTTCTCGGCCTTGATCAGGCGCTCAGCAAGGCGCGTTTGGGGCCATGGATAGGGTCCTCCACCACAATCGTCTGGTCGCGGCCGGCACCGAGCGACACGATTGCAATCGGCACTTCCATCAGATCCGCGAGGAAGCGCAGATAGGCCATGGCCTTTTCGGGCAGGTCTTCAAGGGTGCGGCACTCAGCAGTGGAGCACTGCCAGCCGGGCAGGGTCACGAAGATCGGCTGGCAGCGGGCAAATTCCTCGGCGCAGGACGGGAAGTGTTCAATGCGCTCACCGTCGAGGTCATAGGCCACGCACACCTGGAGTTCATCCAGTTCGTCGAGCACGTCCAGCTTGGTGATGGCGAGGCAGTCGAGACCGTTCACGCCGACGGCGTAGCGGCCGATCACACCGTCGAACCAGCCACAGCGGCGCCGGCGGCCCGTTGTGGTGCCAAATTCACCGCCGCGGTCACACAGGTGGTCGTTGAGACTGCCCTCCAGTTCGGTGGGGAAAGGACCTTCGCCCACGCGAGTGGTGTAGGCCTTGGCCACGCCGATCACCCGGTCGATCAGGGTGGGGCCGACACCAGCACCAATGCAGGCTCCACCGGAAATGGGGTTGGAGGAGGTGACGTAGGGGTAGGTGCCGTGGTCCAGGTCGAGCAGGGTTCCTTGAGCACCCTCGAACAGGATGTTTTTGCGGTCGCGGGCGGCCTGATGGATCTCCCGGGTGCAGTCGACCACGTGGGGAGCGAGCCGCTTGCCGTAAGCGAGGTACTCGCTGATCACGTCCTCGGCATCAAGGGGTTCGACGCCGTAGATCGTCTGGAGCAGCTGATTCTTTTCCTGCAGGGGGCCGTCGAGGCGGTCGCGAAGGCGTGCCTCATCCAGTAGGTCAATCACCCGGATGCCGCTGCGCTGTGACTTGTCGGCATAGGTGGGGCCGATCCCCCGGCCTGTGGTGCCGATCTTGCGGTCGCCCCGCTGCTTCTCCATCGCCTCGTCGAGCAGGCGGTGGTAGGGCATGGTCACGTGGGCCGTGGACGACAGCTTCAGCCCAGAAATATCGATGCCGTTGGCGATGAGCATGTCGAGCTCACCCAACATCACTTTGGGATCCACAACCGTGCCTGAACCAATCAGGCAAACGGTGTCGGGATAAAGGATGCCCGATGGAATTAGGTGCAGTTTCAGCACCTGCTCGTCCACAACGATTGTGTGCCCTGCGTTGACGCCGCCCTGATACCGGACAACGACATCAGCGGAGCGGCTCAGGAGATCGGTGATCTTCCCTTTTCCCTCGTCACCCCACTGCGCACCGATGACGACAACGTTGGCCAAAGACACTGCGGCCCGAAGCCGCCAATCTGCACAATCAAGGAGTTTCGCAGTTCCCCCTGCCTTCGGTCAAAAGGCTCGGGGGAATCGTTGCGAATCCGGTTGTGGGTCAGCTACCGCGTACCGCGGCCTTCTCCGCCTTGCCCAGTTCTTTGTCCACCCGTGCACGGAGGGTGTCGGGCAGAGGGCGATTGGCGTAGGTCTTGTAATGACCCGCCAGGGAGTTCAGCGCTGTTTGCATCGTGGTGAAGGAGCTGAGGCCATTCACCTGGGGGCGGGGGCGGTAGCGCGACATGTAGTCGTTGATCAAATCGGTCGCAGCGGTTTCCGCTTCTGCACGGCCTTCGTCGTCCTGCCCCATGGCAATCGTGGATTGCAGTGTGTGCACCACCGCCACCGTGTCTTCCACGTAATCCCCGGTGAGGGTTGAGGCCCCTGCGCCGGAACAGGCTGTGAGCATCAGGCAGAGACCCAGGCAGGCCGCCAGGGTCAGGCTCATCAGTTGTCTGGACAGGCGTTGCAGGGCGGAAAACATGGACGCTGCTCTGGATTCAGTCGACTGTAGGGCTGGTGATGGTGTTCATCACCTGCCGAAGCGCTGTGATCGCCTCGGCGTGGGGAAGCACCTGGGTGTCGCGGGTGGCTCGCTCCACCAGTTCCACTTGGCCGTTGGCCGCATCGCGTCCCACGACAAGTCGCCAGGGGATACCAATCAGATCGGCATCTTTGAATTTCACGCCGGCCCGTTCGCTGCGGTCATCGAGAAGCACGTCGATCCCGCTGGCTTGGAGGGTGCTGTAAAGCTGCTCGCCCAGCTGGAGCTGGGTGTCGTCCTGCATGTTCGCCACCACAATCACCACCTGGAAGGGGGCGATGGCCAGAGGCCAGCAGATGCCGGCCTTGTCGTGGTGTTGTTCCACGGCGGCCTGCGCCAGGCGGGAGACACCGATGCCGTAGCAACCCATCCAGAACGCGTCCTGACCGCC contains these protein-coding regions:
- a CDS encoding single-stranded DNA-binding protein — protein: MNHCVLEVEVMQAPTLRYTQDNQTPIAEMEVRFDGLRPDDPPGQLKVVGWGNLAQDLQNRVQPGQRLLIEGRLRMNTVPRQDGTKEKRAEFTLSRLHPVGAAAPAQPQGGGQAPNAGMAPQGQRQAAPAPVRQNPPAAAAPAPAPEAAQWNSAPLVPDTDDIPF
- the psb27 gene encoding photosystem II protein Psb27, producing MFSALQRLSRQLMSLTLAACLGLCLMLTACSGAGASTLTGDYVEDTVAVVHTLQSTIAMGQDDEGRAEAETAATDLINDYMSRYRPRPQVNGLSSFTTMQTALNSLAGHYKTYANRPLPDTLRARVDKELGKAEKAAVRGS
- a CDS encoding adenylosuccinate synthase, which gives rise to MSLANVVVIGAQWGDEGKGKITDLLSRSADVVVRYQGGVNAGHTIVVDEQVLKLHLIPSGILYPDTVCLIGSGTVVDPKVMLGELDMLIANGIDISGLKLSSTAHVTMPYHRLLDEAMEKQRGDRKIGTTGRGIGPTYADKSQRSGIRVIDLLDEARLRDRLDGPLQEKNQLLQTIYGVEPLDAEDVISEYLAYGKRLAPHVVDCTREIHQAARDRKNILFEGAQGTLLDLDHGTYPYVTSSNPISGGACIGAGVGPTLIDRVIGVAKAYTTRVGEGPFPTELEGSLNDHLCDRGGEFGTTTGRRRRCGWFDGVIGRYAVGVNGLDCLAITKLDVLDELDELQVCVAYDLDGERIEHFPSCAEEFARCQPIFVTLPGWQCSTAECRTLEDLPEKAMAYLRFLADLMEVPIAIVSLGAGRDQTIVVEDPIHGPKRALLSA
- a CDS encoding adenosine kinase produces the protein MSTSRFNNNATLDVVGIGNAIVDVLVQTDDGFLNTHSLQKGGMALIDEKQAETLYQASGPGQETSGGSVANTMVGIAQLGGRTGFIGRVRDDQLGTIFSHDIRAVGTRFETSAATTGATTARCLIYVTPDAERTMCTFLGASTQLEPDDLDLSMVKQTKVLYLEGYLWDSPAAKRAFLAGAEACRAAGGQVALSLSDGFCVDRHRDSFLELVHNHVDVLFANEVEIKSLYQTDDFETALEQVRGRCSVIAVTRSDQGSVVLSGDQRWDVGIYSLGDLVDTTGAGDLYAGGFLHAYTQGDSLERCGQLGALCAGQIVTQLGARSKECLKTLASTHLN
- the cutA gene encoding divalent-cation tolerance protein CutA, which produces MDATTADPLVLVLTTEADEGKADALAQALVEQGLAACVSRLPVRSTYRWQGQLESAQEVQLLIKTSRAGWPRLEQGLRALHSYDTPELLHWEAEASGAYGAWVSEAVAQAP
- a CDS encoding DUF2854 domain-containing protein → MKDLFSPGNLITVAGGVLTVVGAVAYGTGNANLSLPTIFYGIPILLGGLALKSSELPPAKRVVPANTFKAQREAAAPELGKLLADVTRWRYGQKAHLESSLEALKLWDDDTPPQLLEIEELNGADGYGLRLRFELGAVSLERWTEKQERLGRFFAKGLHADLQDLGGDRIDLRLLQAAAPAAGQHGGQ
- the cobK gene encoding precorrin-6A reductase, which translates into the protein MQEPRNRQLHVWLLAGTGEGPSLASALLARGFQVSVSVVTEAALRPYNALSLHHRWAGALSSVGAIVARIQHARIDLLVDATHPFATQVSAQLVQAVNQVSCPLVRFERALEPAPAAQVIERVDAIPSDALAGKRVLLALGARHLAAVVPPLRAAGAQPHARVLPTPLALRQAVAAGLADEHLALLQPLQGTVPGRLETALCRHWQIDAVVCRQSGGVTERCWHQVCSELGLDLWLLRRPGPPASVPVVHSVEQMLTLLG